In one Liolophura sinensis isolate JHLJ2023 chromosome 11, CUHK_Ljap_v2, whole genome shotgun sequence genomic region, the following are encoded:
- the LOC135477758 gene encoding coagulation factor V-like gives MLLTPSMQQDMAKPSMQQAIATPSMQQDMAKPSMQQAIATPSTQQDIATPSMHHDIAKPSMQQDVATPCMQQDMAKPSMQQDIATPCMHHDIAKPSMQQDVATPCMQQDMAKPSTQQDVATPSMHHDIATPSMQQDIATPSMQQDMAKPSMQQDMAKPSMQQDMAKPSTQQDVATPSMHHDIATPSMHQDVATPSMHQDVATPSMQHVTDILSP, from the coding sequence ATGTTGCTTACACCATCCATGCAGCAAGATATGGCCAAGCCATCCATGCAGCAAGCTATTGCCACGCCATCCATGCAGCAAGATATGGCCAAGCCATCCATGCAGCAAGCTATTGCCACGCCATCCACGCAGCAAGATATTGCCACACCATCCATGCATCATGATATTGCCAAGCCATCCATGCAGCAAGATGTTGCCACACCATGCATGCAGCAAGATATGGCCAAGCCATCCATGCAACAAGATATTGCCACACCATGCATGCATCATGATATTGCCAAGCCATCCATGCAGCAAGATGTTGCCACACCATGCATGCAGCAAGATATGGCCAAGCCATCCACACAGCAAGATGTTGCCACACCATCCATGCATCATGATATTGCCACACCATCCATGCAGCAAGATATTGCCACACCATCCATGCAGCAAGATATGGCCAAGCCATCCATGCAGCAAGATATGGCCAAGCCATCCATGCAGCAAGATATGGCCAAGCCATCCACACAGCAAGATGTTGCCACACCATCCATGCATCATGATATTGCCACACCATCCATGCATCAAGATGTTGCCACACCATCCATGCATCAAGATGTTGCCACACCATCCATGCAGCATGTTACCGATATATTATCACCATAG
- the LOC135477538 gene encoding serine/threonine-protein phosphatase 6 regulatory ankyrin repeat subunit C-like: MLLVLRAQMAGLEFYDAVFNNELELLKRLVAQHKIDLNAKFVDVRKKNHADLCPIHLAVYRGYTYMLQFLIESKCDVNLTTAVLRRTALHFAVLQHKMACLLLLLGAGAKIDAKDTFGNSPCHYAADDGYCQILDVITRRGGNVNTQDITSKTPLMKAVRNNKTDAVLRLIRAQCNLNLVDRNSDMALHYAARNGCADILDILLSSGSHFDVQNYWGRTPLMEAVCYNHKDTVALLIQANCDLDRREFKTGDTALHIAIRRNYTSVVELLLAAGSRHNIFNHQGETAAFEAVMSNKSDIVRMMIIYNCDLDIPGKYYPDGTYKSLFQLAAEKGHFVICRLLASYGYVDFKARGHFYPNYIPSRVTDQDRIVQWLRKRMHTATSLQQLCRKCIRKNIGHRILQKVETLPMPRALKDYVLVKGIKDTID; encoded by the coding sequence ATGTTGCTGGTGTTACGAGCGCAGATGGCCGGACTAGAGTTCTATGATGCTGTCTTTAACAACGAGCTAGAGCTTCTCAAGCGGCTGGTGGCCCAGCACAAGATCGACTTAAACGCTAAGTTTGTGGACGTCCGTAAGAAAAACCATGCGGACCTGTGTCCTATTCACCTAGCCGTATATAGAGGTTACACTTACATGCTCCAATTCCTTATCGAGTCCAAATGTGACGTGAATCTGACGACCGCCGTACTGAGAAGAACCGCCCTCCATTTTGCTGTGCTGCAACATAAGATGGCTTGCCTTCTTTTGCTTCTGGGCGCTGGCGCCAAAATTGACGCCAAGGATACGTTCGGCAACTCGCCCTGCCACTACGCCGCCGACGACGGCTACTGTCAGATTCTAGACGTCATCACGCGACGCGGGGGCAACGTAAACACCCAAGACATAACGTCAAAGACGCCACTGATGAAGGCTGTGCGCAACAACAAAACGGACGCCGTTTTGCGGCTAATCCGAGCGCAGTGTAACCTCAACCTGGTGGACCGGAACAGCGACATGGCGCTACACTATGCAGCCAGGAATGGCTGCGCCGACATCCTCGATATCCTCCTATCCTCCGGCAGCCATTTTGACGTACAGAACTACTGGGGTCGGACGCCACTGATGGAAGCTGTCTGCTACAACCACAAAGACACCGTGGCTCTACTAATACAAGCGAACTGTGATCTGGACCGGAGAGAGTTCAAGACAGGCGATACTGCGCTTCATATAGCCATTCGACGTAACTACACGTCGGTGGTTGAGCTACTGCTCGCCGCCGGTAGCCGCCATAACATCTTCAACCATCAGGGCGAGACGGCGGCGTTCGAGGCCGTGATGAGCAACAAGTCCGACATCGTCCGCATGATGATTATTTATAACTGTGATCTTGATATACCGGGAAAATACTACCCGGATGGAACCTACAAATCCTTGTTCCAGCTAGCCGCGGAGAAGGGACATTTCGTTATCTGCCGTCTACTAGCATCCTACGGATACGTGGATTTCAAGGCCAGAGGTCACTTTTACCCCAATTACATACCGTCAAGGGTGACAGATCAAGACCGGATAGTGCAGTGGCTGCGCAAGCGCATGCACACAGCCACATCTCTACAACAACTCTGCCGGAAGTGCATCCGCAAAAACATAGGTCATCGCATTCTGCAAAAAGTAGAAACTTTACCGATGCCCCGTGCTTTGAAAGATTACGTCCTTGTGAAAGGTATTAAAGACACTATCGACTAA
- the LOC135477889 gene encoding cyclin-dependent kinase 5 activator 1-like, whose translation MGTVLSFSPRPRKPMYEDIHLNNFNYEVLNNNNRNLNQVKDKNFKKHSIFLSALSWKKFSVATKKKEKNNFIKLTNSIPSRIDNNYNVENLHFNKNIQKSISCYNLQTGHSTSGHVDENAVNNNHVVSLKKFERPASPKKTVIQASTSELLKCLGEFLCKRCRKLKHFEPSDVIMWLRTVDRSLLLQGWQDVAFINPANIVFVYMLVRDLVQSDVDTEHELQAVVLTCLYLSYSYMGNEISYPLKPFLVEENRDRFWDRSILIINRLSSNMLQINSDPSFFMEVFTELKSFSPLI comes from the coding sequence ATGGGCACCGTTCTGTCGTTCTCGCCTCGTCCGCGCAAGCCCATGTACGAAGACATTCACCTGAACAATTTCAATTACGAAgtgttgaacaacaacaacagaaatctTAATCAAGTCAAAGACAAAAATTTCAAGAAACACTCGATATTTCTCAGTGCTTTGAGTTGGAAAAAATTCAGCGTTGCGACGAAGAAGAAAGAGAAGAACAATTTCATCAAGCTCACGAATTCCATACCTAGTCGGATAGACAACAATTACAATGTGGAGAATCTTCACTTCAACAAAAACATCCAGAAGTCGATATCGTGTTACAATCTACAGACGGGTCACTCGACCAGCGGTCATGTGGACGAGAACGCTGTGAATAATAACCATGTCGTCAGTCTGAAGAAGTTCGAACGACCTGCCAGCCCAAAGAAAACCGTAATTCAGGCGTCGACGTCGGAGCTTCTCAAATGCCTGGGGGAATTTCTGTGCAAGCGATGCCGAAAGCTGAAACATTTTGAGCCGAGTGACGTGATCATGTGGTTGCGAACAGTGGACAGATCTCTCCTGCTCCAGGGCTGGCAAGATGTCGCCTTCATCAACCCCGCCAATATCGTGTTTGTGTATATGCTGGTCAGAGACCTGGTACAGAGTGACGTGGACACTGAGCACGAACTGCAGGCCGTCGTTCTTACTTGTCTCTACCTGTCGTATTCGTACATGGGCAACGAAATTAGCTACCCGCTGAAACCTTTCCTGGTCGAGGAAAACCGGGACCGTTTTTGGGACCGTTCCATCCTCATCATCAACAGGCTAAGCTCCAATATGCTCCAAATAAACAGTGACCCCAGCTTCTTCATGGAGGTATTCACCGAACTCAAGTCTTTCTCACCCCTTATATAA